A single Sporosarcina sp. FSL W8-0480 DNA region contains:
- a CDS encoding stage 0 sporulation family protein has protein sequence MYNVVGVRFKKAGKIYYFDPLDYPLDVDDYVIVETARGIEYGKVAIPVKEVDENDVVLPLKKIIRKALIEDQIQVEENQMDAEQAFGKCLEKIREHELDMKLVDVEYTFDRNKIVFYFTAEGRVDFRNLVKDLAAIFRTRIELRQIGVRDEAKMLGGIGPCGRMLCCSTFLGDFEPVSIKMAKDQNLSLNPSKISGLCGRLMCCLKYENDEYEEAKNLMPDIGERVQTPEGPGKVVGLNLLERILQVNLVDQEHVLEYSWEEIESQKNVEAQLTK, from the coding sequence TTGTATAATGTTGTAGGTGTCCGCTTTAAAAAGGCGGGTAAAATATATTATTTCGATCCTCTCGATTATCCTCTCGACGTTGACGATTATGTTATCGTAGAGACGGCTAGGGGAATCGAATATGGTAAAGTTGCTATTCCGGTGAAGGAAGTCGATGAGAATGATGTCGTCTTGCCACTAAAGAAAATTATCCGCAAAGCGCTAATCGAAGACCAGATCCAGGTGGAAGAGAATCAGATGGATGCTGAACAGGCTTTCGGAAAATGCTTGGAAAAAATACGCGAGCATGAGTTGGATATGAAGCTCGTCGATGTGGAGTATACATTCGATCGCAATAAGATCGTCTTTTATTTCACAGCGGAAGGTAGGGTTGACTTCCGAAATCTTGTAAAGGACCTCGCAGCAATTTTCCGTACCCGTATCGAACTTCGCCAAATTGGCGTCCGGGATGAAGCGAAAATGCTTGGAGGTATTGGCCCTTGTGGAAGGATGCTTTGCTGTTCCACATTCCTTGGAGACTTTGAGCCAGTTTCCATTAAGATGGCGAAGGATCAAAACCTTTCACTTAATCCATCGAAGATTTCAGGCTTATGTGGTCGGCTTATGTGTTGCCTGAAGTATGAAAACGATGAATATGAAGAGGCGAAAAACCTCATGCCGGATATCGGAGAAAGGGTGCAAACCCCTGAAGGACCTGGTAAAGTGGTTGGCTTGAATCTACTTGAAAGAATTTTACAAGTAAATTTAGTGGATCAGGAACATGTCTTAGAATATTCATGGGAAGAAATTGAAAGCCAAAAGAACGTGGAAGCTCAATTGACGAAATGA
- a CDS encoding tRNA1(Val) (adenine(37)-N6)-methyltransferase, with amino-acid sequence MENLLKEDERLDYLLAENLRIIQSPSVFSFSLDAVLLAKFAYVPIRSGKIVDLCAGNGAIPLFLSARTNADIVAVELQERLSDMAERSVAYNGLDERIRIVNDDVIGIATKIGYEKYDTVTCNPPYFPAIEASEKNLKEHVAIARHEIHLTLEQAVQSASELLKQGGKAAFVHRPGRLLDIVTAMRANRLEPKRIRFVYPKEGKEANTLLIEGIKDGKPDLKILAPLYIYGPDGEYTEEVRTLLYGQRD; translated from the coding sequence ATGGAGAATTTATTAAAAGAAGACGAAAGACTTGATTATTTATTGGCAGAAAATCTACGGATCATCCAAAGCCCATCCGTGTTTTCCTTTTCACTCGACGCCGTCCTGCTTGCAAAATTTGCTTATGTCCCGATTCGTTCCGGTAAGATTGTCGATTTATGCGCAGGGAACGGAGCGATCCCACTGTTTCTCAGTGCTCGAACAAATGCGGACATCGTGGCGGTTGAACTTCAGGAGCGCCTATCGGATATGGCCGAACGAAGTGTAGCCTACAATGGATTAGATGAAAGAATACGGATTGTGAATGATGATGTCATTGGCATTGCCACGAAAATCGGCTATGAAAAATACGATACAGTGACATGCAATCCGCCTTATTTTCCTGCAATAGAAGCAAGTGAAAAAAACTTGAAGGAACATGTCGCTATTGCACGGCATGAAATTCATTTAACCCTTGAACAAGCCGTGCAATCCGCAAGCGAACTATTGAAACAAGGAGGCAAGGCGGCATTTGTCCATCGTCCCGGTAGACTTTTAGACATCGTAACGGCAATGCGCGCAAACCGACTTGAACCGAAACGAATCCGTTTTGTCTATCCGAAAGAAGGAAAAGAGGCAAACACATTACTGATAGAGGGCATTAAAGATGGTAAGCCGGATTTAAAAATTTTAGCGCCCTTATATATATATGGCCCTGATGGGGAGTATACGGAGGAAGTGAGGACATTACTATATGGACAAAGGGATTGA
- the yabA gene encoding DNA replication initiation control protein YabA, whose translation MKEGNFLDRVMEFEQQLESMHEQFRELMGFVAKMTEENHSLQLENHHLRTRLEELNEKTETLSEQQLVEKPRRIDIGEGVDNLARIYNEGYHVCNVHYGSSRKGEDCLFCLSFLSKQHA comes from the coding sequence TTGAAAGAAGGGAACTTTCTCGACAGGGTAATGGAATTTGAGCAACAGCTTGAATCCATGCATGAGCAATTCCGGGAACTAATGGGATTTGTAGCTAAGATGACGGAAGAGAACCACTCACTTCAACTAGAAAACCATCATCTCCGGACCAGGCTTGAAGAATTAAATGAGAAAACCGAAACATTGAGTGAACAACAATTAGTTGAAAAACCCCGAAGAATCGACATCGGTGAAGGGGTGGACAACTTGGCACGGATATATAATGAAGGATACCATGTCTGCAATGTTCATTATGGCAGCAGCCGTAAAGGGGAAGATTGCTTGTTTTGCCTGTCCTTCCTAAGTAAACAACATGCTTGA